A genomic stretch from Oncorhynchus tshawytscha isolate Ot180627B linkage group LG07, Otsh_v2.0, whole genome shotgun sequence includes:
- the LOC112238011 gene encoding probable G-protein coupled receptor 34, whose translation MTTLPSSPNTSLPLSSSSPNQTLCNLDDGALRLPLVFFYSIFFLLGLVGNLLALWVFVFLHSRRNSVRVFLINVAIADLVLLVCLPFRVLYHANGNRWVLSPLVCKVVGNLFYMNMYISITLLGFISLDRYVKLKGRGGAGRGLARRLRGGGWSWVACRALWGLSLAAAVPMIAMSEGNEEPGKCFQYKQRRGAKGKAYFNMALVLLFWGVFCLLVVSYGKIAMRLLKVSRDKPDLPNAHRYGSAARKSFFVLFLFTVCFGPYHAFRPFYILSQLSQSPSCEYLRLVDRTNEVMLLFSAFNAVLDPVMYFLLSGSVRKAAVKALGQSLGNRLHFLNDGTSNSSVLEFRRTSLSVTSPNTVINPSHEPRTSLCLISPTLHPGTAIVAKQ comes from the coding sequence ATGAccactcttccctcctctcccaacacctctttacccctgtcctcctcctctccaaaccAGACCCTATGTAATCTAGATGACGGTGCCCTGCGCCTCCCCCTGGTCTTCTTCTACTCCATCTTCTTCCTCCTGGGTCTGGTAGGTAATCTCCTGGCCCTGTGGGTCTTCGTCTTCCTCCACTCCAGGAGGAACTCTGTCCGGGTGTTCCTCATCAACGTGGCCATAGCTGACCTGGTGCTCCTGGTCTGCCTTCCCTTCAGAGTCCTCTACCATGCTAACGGCAACCGCTGGGTCCTCAGCCCCCTGGTCTGTAAAGTGGTGGGCAACCTGTTCTACATGAACATGTACATCAGTATCACTCTGCTGGGGTTCATTAGTCTGGATAGGTATGTGAAGCTGAAGGGGCGGGGCGGAGCGGGGAGGGGCCTGGCCAGGAGGCtgagaggtggaggatggagttGGGTGGCGTGCAGGGCGCTCTGGGGGCTGTCCCTGGCGGCGGCCGTGCCCATGATCGCCATGTCGGAGGGAAACGAGGAACCTGGGAAGTGTTTCCAGTATAAGCAGCGGCGTGGGGCGAAGGGGAAGGCTTACTTCAACATGGCTCTGGTGCTGCTGTTCTGGGGGGTGTTCTGCCTGCTGGTGGTCTCCTATGGGAAGATAGCCATGCGCCTCCTCAAAGTGTCCAGGGATAAACCTGACCTCCCCAATGCCCACCGCTACGGTAGCGCCGCCAGGAAGTCCTTCTTCGTGCTCTTCCTGTTCACCGTCTGCTTCGGGCCCTACCATGCCTTCCGCCCATTCTACATCCTCTCCCAGCTCAGCCAATCCCCATCCTGCGAATACTTGCGCCTGGTGGACAGGACCAATGAGGTCATGTTGTTGTTCTCCGCCTTCAACGCCGTCCTGGACCCTGTGATGTACTTCCTGTTGTCGGGCTCGGTGCGCAAGGCCGCCGTGAAAGCCCTTGGACAGAGCCTCGGCAACCGGCTCCACTTCCTTAACGACGGGACCTCCAACAGCTCGGTATTAGAGTTCAGACGGACCTCTCTGTCCGTCACCTCCCCCAACACCGTCATTAACCCCTCCCATGAGCCCAGGACCAGCCTCTGTCTGATTAGCCCCACCCTCCACCCTGGCACAGCCATAGTGGCAAAGCAGTGA